The Humulus lupulus chromosome 4, drHumLupu1.1, whole genome shotgun sequence genome has a window encoding:
- the LOC133831078 gene encoding aquaporin PIP2-2-like, with the protein MVKDVEAGGQHGYSAKDYQDPPPAPLFDAEELGQWSFYRAIIAEFVATLLFLYITILTVIGYKSQVDPAHSSDACGGVGILGIAWAFGGMIFVLVYCTAGISGGHINPAVTFGLFLARKVSLVRTILYIAAQCLGAICGCGLVKAFQSAYYDLYGGGANSLAHGYSTGTGLAAEIIGTFVLVYTVFSATDPKRSARDSHVPVLAPLPIGFAVFMVHLATIPITGTGINPARSFGAAVIYGEAWNGHWIFWVGPFIGAAIAAFYHQFVLRAAAVKALGSFRSANTM; encoded by the exons ATGGTGAAGGACGTTGAAGCAGGAGGACAACATGGGTACTCGGCCAAGGACTACCAGGATCCACCACCGGCACCGTTGTTCGACGCTGAAGAGCTTGGTCAGTGGTCCTTTTACAGGGCTATCATTGCTGAGTTTGTGGCCACGCTTTTGTTCTTGTACATCACCATTTTGACAGTCATCGGCTACAAGAGCCAGGTTGATCCAGCGCACAGCTCCGATGCCTGTGGTGGCGTCGGAATTTTGGGTATTGCTTGGGCCTTCGGTGGCATGATCTTCGTCCTAGTTTACTGCACCGCCGGAATCTCTG GAGGACACATCAACCCAGCTGTGACGTTCGGACTGTTCTTGGCAAGGAAGGTGTCTTTGGTTCGAACCATCTTGTACATAGCGGCTCAGTGTTTGGGAGCCATCTGCGGATGTGGGCTGGTTAAGGCTTTCCAGAGTGCTTACTACGACTTATACGGCGGAGGAGCCAACTCCCTTGCCCATGGATACAGCACCGGTACCGGACTAGCCGCTGAGATAATCGGTACCTTTGTTCTTGTCTACACTGTCTTCTCTGCTACTGACCCTAAAAGAAGCGCAAGAGATTCCCATGTTCCC GTCTTGGCACCACTTCCAATTGGGTTCGCTGTGTTCATGGTTCACCTTGCCACCATCCCCATCACTGGTACTGGTATCAACCCAGCTAGAAGTTTTGGGGCTGCAGTGATTTACGGCGAGGCATGGAATGGCCAC TGGATCTTCTGGGTCGGACCATTCATTGGAGCTGCCATTGCTGCTTTCTACCACCAATTTGTATTGAGAGCAGCCGCTGTTAAAGCTCTTGGATCATTCAGAAGCGCTAACACCATGTGA